A part of Palaemon carinicauda isolate YSFRI2023 chromosome 8, ASM3689809v2, whole genome shotgun sequence genomic DNA contains:
- the LOC137645296 gene encoding tigger transposable element-derived protein 1-like, with protein sequence MEKLLPMWIKHQKQRKVPLSLMHIQEKDKSIYEDLKTKASGKNSGESFVASLGWFNRFKNRGNLHNFGIIGEAASVNKKAAEKFVYCLKSIIETEGYTLQQIFNVEESGLFWGKMQLRTYVSREKKSMLQRSQCPSMSVSAQPF encoded by the coding sequence ATGGAAAAACTCCTACCTATGTGGATCAAGCATCAGAAACAAAGGAAGGTACCTCTATCTCTGATGCATATTCAAGAAAAGGATAAAAGCATTTACGAAGATCTGAAGACAAAGGCAAGTGGCAAAAATTCGGGTGAGTCTTTTGTAGCAAGCCTCGGTTGGTTTAACCGATTCAAAAACAGGGGTAATTTACATAATTTTGGCATTATTGGTGAAGCAGCAAGTGTGAATAAGAAGGCTGCTGaaaagtttgtttattgtttaaaaTCAATAATAGAAACTGAAGGCTACACTCTGCAGCAAATTTTTAATGTAGAAGAATCTGGCCTTTTTTGGGGAAAAATGCAACTGAGAACCTATGTCAGCCGCGAGAAGAAGAGCATGCTACAAAGAAGTCAGTGTCCAAGCATGTCTGTATCTGCTCAGCCCTTTTAG